The following coding sequences are from one Caballeronia sp. SBC1 window:
- a CDS encoding ABC transporter ATP-binding protein, producing MPAILETHGLTAFYGDFQALFGIDVTVERGEVIALIGSNGAGKSTLLKALAGLLPAPAQQIVYKGEAVGGVAAARIVGMGIALVPEGRRLFASLSVEENLLLGAYSSRPGRWTLDTVYALFPILKERRHRPATALSGGQQQMVALGRALMSNPDLLMCDELSLGLAPVVVREIYAALPSIVADGMSAIIVEQDVQLARRVSKRFYCFQEGRVSLAGASAEVSDEAITQAYFGAVS from the coding sequence ATGCCGGCCATTCTTGAAACTCACGGCCTGACCGCTTTTTATGGGGATTTCCAGGCGCTTTTCGGCATTGATGTCACGGTCGAGCGCGGCGAGGTGATTGCGCTGATTGGGTCGAACGGTGCGGGGAAGTCCACCTTACTGAAGGCGCTGGCCGGACTGTTGCCTGCGCCTGCGCAGCAGATTGTTTATAAGGGTGAGGCGGTCGGCGGCGTGGCTGCCGCACGTATTGTCGGAATGGGGATCGCGCTTGTGCCTGAGGGGCGGCGGCTGTTCGCGAGTCTGTCCGTTGAGGAAAACCTCTTGCTCGGCGCATATTCTTCGCGGCCCGGTCGATGGACCCTTGACACGGTCTATGCGCTTTTCCCCATCCTGAAGGAGCGGCGCCACCGTCCGGCAACCGCGTTGTCCGGTGGCCAACAGCAGATGGTGGCACTCGGTCGTGCATTGATGAGTAATCCAGATCTTCTCATGTGCGATGAGCTTTCACTTGGTCTCGCACCGGTCGTGGTCAGGGAAATCTATGCAGCGCTGCCGTCGATTGTTGCGGACGGTATGAGCGCGATCATCGTCGAGCAGGACGTGCAACTGGCGCGACGCGTGTCGAAGCGATTCTATTGCTTTCAGGAGGGCCGCGTGTCGTTGGCGGGCGCGTCGGCGGAAGTTTCCGACGAGGCTATTACGCAAGCTTATTTCGGAGCGGTGTCATGA
- a CDS encoding branched-chain amino acid ABC transporter permease, giving the protein MSSIFNILLQGVLLGALYALFAMGQSLVFGVMRLTNTAHGDFIVLLVFVLFVLTNLAHMPLWAAVPVLIGIAFCAGYALQYAVLNRVSGRDPLPSLVVTFGLSIVIQNVLQEVFSADPRALATGGFESMSIALPGGIALGLLPLLTFAVTVAATLGLQWLFGRTPLGRVFRATSDDREIVQLMGVSPRRTFALAMGIAFVLIALAATLYAMRTAVSPSDGPSLLLYAFEAVIIGGMGSFWGTFLGGVALGVAQQIGFYIDPGWGIWLGHVLFLALLTIRPQGLLPKTA; this is encoded by the coding sequence ATGAGTTCAATCTTCAATATCCTCTTGCAAGGCGTGCTGCTTGGGGCGCTTTATGCGCTCTTCGCAATGGGTCAGTCACTGGTGTTCGGTGTCATGCGCCTGACCAATACCGCGCATGGTGACTTCATCGTGCTGCTGGTGTTCGTCTTGTTCGTGCTGACCAACCTGGCTCATATGCCGCTGTGGGCTGCCGTCCCGGTGTTGATCGGGATTGCGTTCTGCGCGGGATATGCACTGCAATACGCCGTGCTCAATCGGGTCAGCGGCCGTGACCCCTTGCCATCGCTTGTCGTCACCTTCGGCCTCTCGATCGTGATTCAGAACGTGCTGCAGGAAGTGTTTTCCGCAGACCCGCGCGCGCTAGCAACCGGTGGCTTTGAGTCCATGAGCATCGCGTTGCCCGGTGGGATAGCGCTCGGACTCCTGCCACTTCTTACGTTTGCCGTCACGGTGGCGGCCACGCTTGGGCTGCAGTGGCTCTTTGGCCGCACGCCACTCGGCCGGGTCTTTCGCGCTACTTCAGACGATCGCGAGATCGTGCAACTGATGGGCGTCTCGCCACGCAGGACGTTCGCCCTCGCAATGGGCATCGCGTTCGTGCTGATCGCGCTTGCCGCCACGCTTTATGCCATGCGTACGGCCGTTTCTCCGTCCGATGGCCCCTCGCTGCTGCTCTATGCGTTCGAGGCGGTGATCATCGGCGGGATGGGTTCGTTCTGGGGAACGTTCCTCGGCGGAGTCGCACTCGGCGTTGCTCAGCAGATCGGTTTTTACATCGACCCGGGCTGGGGCATCTGGCTGGGGCACGTGCTGTTTCTGGCTCTGCTGACGATCCGGCCGCAAGGCCTGTTGCCCAAGACCGCGTGA